The sequence GAGTCCATCAAGGACAACCTCAAGGACGGCGACGCGCTGTTCTTCGGTCACGGCCTGAACATCCGCTTCGACTTCATCAAGCCGCCGGCGGGTGTCGACGTCTGCATGGTCGCCCCCAAGGGGCCGGGCCACCTGGTCCGCCGTCAGTACGAGGAGGGCCGCGGCGTCCCGTGCATCGTGGCCGTCGAGCAGGATGCCTCGGGCAACGGCCTGGCGCTCGCCCTGTCGTACGCCAAGGGCATCGGCGGCACCCGTGCCGGCGTCATCAAGACGACCTTCACCGAGGAGACCGAGACCGACCTCTTCGGCGAGCAGGCAGTTCTCTGCGGTGGCACCGCCGCCCTGGTCAAGGCCGGTTTCGAGACCCTGACCGAGGCCGGTTACCAGCCGGAGATCGCCTACTTCGAGTGCCTGCACGAGCTGAAGCTCATCGTCGACCTCATGTACGAGGGCGGCCTGGAGAAGATGCGCTGGTCCATCTCGGAGACCGCCGAGTGGGGCGACTACATCACCGGCCCCCGCATCATCACGGACGCCACCAAGGCCGAGATGAAGAAGGTTCTGGCCGAGATCCAGGACGGCACCTTCGCCAAGAACTGGATGGCCGAGTACCACAACGGCCTGCCCAAGTACAACGAGTACAAGAAGGCCGACAGCGACCACCTGCTGGAGACCACCGGCCGCGAGCTGCGCAAGCTCATGAGCTGGGTCAACGACGAGGACGCGTAGCACCGCCGCCCCGGGGGCGGGCCACGGCCCGCCCCCGGGGTCACTCCACCGCTGGAAGAGGCGGCGTCGTACGGGTGTACAAGTCGACCGGCCTCATGTGGGTGATCCTTCCAACGGGGCGCGGAATGCGTCCTCGCGCATGACTACACTTCTCCCCATACACGCGTCAGGCCCACAGTGTCGTGCGTCTTCCACGCGGCAAGCCCCTCCACGCCTGCGGCCGTCGGGACGGCCGTCCGCCATGGATCTGTGAGGACTCACGTGAGCTCGAAACCTGTCGTACTCATCGCTGAAGAGCTGTCGCCCGCCACGGTGGACGCCCTGGGCCCGGACTTCGAGATCCGGCACTGCAACGGCGCGGACCGCGCCGAGCTCCTCCCCGCGATCGCCGATGTCGACGCCATCCTGGTGCGCTCCGCCACCAAGGTCGACGCCGAGGCCATCGCCGCCGCGAAGAAGCTGAGGGTCGTCGCCCGCGCGGGCGTCGGCCTGGACAACGTCGACGTCTCCGCGGCCACCAAGGCCGGGGTGATGGTCGTGAACGCGCCGACCTCCAACATCGTCACCGCCGCCGAACTGGCCTGCGGTCTGCTCGTGGCCACCGCGCGCCACATCCCGCAGGCCAACACCGCGCTGAAGAACGGCGAGTGGAAGCGCTCGAAGTACACCGGCGTCGAGCTGAGCGAGAAGACCCTCGGTGTCGTCGGCCTCGGCCGCATCGGCGTCCTGGTCGCCCAGCGCATGTCGGCCTTCGGCATGAAGATCGTCGCCTACGACCCCTACGTGCAGCCCGCGCGCGCCGCGCAGATGGGCGTCAAGCTCCTCTCGCTGGACGAGCTCCTCGAGGTCGCCGACTTCATCACCGTGCACCTGCCCAAGACGCCGGAGACGCTCGGTCTGATCGGCGACGAGGCCCTGCACAAGGTGAAGCCCACCGTGCGCATCGTCAACGCCGCGCGCGGCGGCATCGTGGACGAGGAGGCGCTGGCCTCCGCGCTCAAGGAGGGCCGCGTCGCCGGCGCCGGCCTCGACGTGTACGCGAAGGAGCCCTGCACGGACTCCCCGCTGTTCCAGTTCGACCAGGTCGTCTGCACCCCGCACCTCGGCGCCTCCACCGACGAGGCCCAGGAGAAGGCGGGCATCGCGGTCGCCAAGTCCGTGCGCCTCGCGCTCGCCGGTGAGCTCGTGCCGGACGCGGTCAACGTCCAGGGCGGCATCATCGCCGAGGACGTGCGCCCCGGCCTGCCGCTCGCCGAGAAGCTCGGCCGGATCTTCACGGCGCTGGCCGGTGAGGTCGCCGCCCGCCTCGACGTCGAGGTCTACGGCGAGATCACCCAGCACGACGTCAAGGTGCTCGAACTCTCCGCGCTCAAGGGCGTCTTCGAGGACGTCGTGGACGAGACCGTCTCCTACGTCAACGCCCCGCTGTTCGCGCAGGAGCGCGGCGTCGAGGTCCGCCTCACGACCAGCTCCGAGTCGCCCGACCACCGCAACGTGGTCACCGTCCGCGGCACGCTGTCCGACGGCCAGGAGGTCGCGGTCTCCGGCACGCTGGCCGGCCCCAAGCACCTCCAGAAGATCGTCGCCATCGGTGAGCACGATGTGGACCTGGCGCTCGCCGACCACATGATCGTGCTGCGCTACGAGGACCGCCCCGGCGTCGTCGGCGCGGTCGGCAAGATCCTCGGCGAGGCCGGGCTGAACATCGCGGGCATGCAGGTCTCCCGCGCCGACGTGGGCGGCGAGGCGCTGGTCGTCCTCACCGTCGACGACGACGTCCCGCCGTCGGTGCTGACCGAGATCTCCTCGGAGATCGGCGCGGCCTCGGCCCGCTCGGTGAACCTGACCGACTGAGCCCAGGCCCTCCGGCCCCGGCAGTACCTTCCGTACCCGGCATTTAGACGCGTGTCTTACACAAACGTCTGCATGCCGGGTACGCTGCTGTCATGGGACATCGTGAGGATCTGCTCGAAGGCGCGAAGCGCTGCCTGCTGGAGAAGGGGTACGCGCGCACGACGGCGCGTGACATCGTGGCCGCCTCGGGGACGAACCTCGCCTCCATCGGTTACCACTACGGCTCCAAGGAGGCCCTGCTCAACCTCGCCTTCCTCAAGGTGACGGAGGAGTGGGGCGATGTGCTGACCAAGGAGGGCGAGGAGGCCGAGGCCGAGGAGGAGCGGGAGGTGCCGGCCGAGCCGCTCGACCAGTTCCGGGAGACCTGGGAGCGGGTCATCGGGAGCTACGAGCAGACCCGGGCCGTCTGGCAGCTCCAGATGGAGGTCATCTCCCGTATCGACTCCGACCCCGAGCTGAGGAAGTCCCTGGCCGGCCCGCAGCGCGAGGGCCGCGACGGGCTCGCCGAGAACATGCTCGGCATCGACCCCGAGGCCGAGCCGGAGAAGGCCCGCGTGGCCGGCCTCTTCTGCCAGGCGCTGCTCGCCGGCGTCATGGTCCAGTGGCTGATGGACACCGATTCCGCGCCCTCCGCGCAGGACCTCACCGACGGACTGAAGGCGGTCCTGGCGGGCCGCGAGCCCGTCCGCCAGGACCTGCGTTGAGTTCCCCGTCGTCGCCCTGAGGCAGGCGGGGAACTCAACGCAGGCCCTGGAACGGCGGGTCCGGGGCTCGGAGCCGGGCCGTCTTCAGGGCCATGTGCAGCAGCAGCCGGTCCTCGCCGTCGTTCAGGTCGAGGCCGGTGAGCTGCTGGACCCGGGAGAGGCGGTAGTACAGCGTCTGGCGGTGGATGCCCAGCTCGGCGGCGGTCCGCGAGGCCTGGCCGGCGCAGTCCAGGAACACCTCGGCGGTGCGGGCGAGGTCCCGGTGGGGCGGGGTGAGCAGCGGGCGCACCGCGTGGTCGGGCGGCGCGCCCCGGGCGAGCGTGGCCAGCGTCCGGTACGGGCCGATGGCCGGCCACTCGGCGACCGGGCCGTACCGGCTCTCCGCCGCCGCCGCGCGGGCCGCCGCCGACGCCTCGTGCCAGGCGTCGGCCAGCTCCGCGAGGCCCCGGCGCGGGACCGCGATCCCGGCGGTGGCGGCCGTCCCCGCCTCGGCGCGCAGCCGGCCGGCCGCGGTGAGCGCGGGGTCCAGGACGTCGGGGGAGCGCAGCCGGATCAGGGCGGCCAGCGCGGGCGGCCCGGACCCGCCCGGGGGCGGGGCGCCGGTCAGCGCCGCCGCCGAGGGGACCGTGCGCACCGCCGGCGTCTCGTCCGGCCACGGCGCCACGCACACCACGGTGTGCAGCCCCTCCGCGTCCGGGCCGAGCGCCTCGCCGAGCGCGGCCACCGCCATGTCCCGCTGCCAGCCGCGTCCGGCGGTGAGGGCCGCGCCGAACTCCCGGGACAGGCCGGTGCCCGCCCGCTCCTCGTCGAAGAGCAGCGCGCCGATCCGCGCCGCCACCTCCATGGCCGCGTCCAGCTGCCGGTCGGTCGGCCCGGGGTCCGCGTCCAGGAGCCATACGTAGCCGAGCACGACACCCCGATGGCGTACCGGCAGGCAGATGCGGTCCCGGTTGACGCCGGCCTCGGGGGCGGCGGGGATGCGGACGGGGCCGGTGGCGCGGGTGATGCCGAAGTTCTCGAACCAGGCGCGGACCGCCGGGGTGGAGCGGCGGGTCATGATCGACCGGGTGCGGACCGGGTCCATGGCCGTGGTGTCGTCGCTGTCGTGGGCCCCGAAGGCGACCAGGCCGAAGTCGCGGTTCTCCAGCGTCGCCGGGACGCCGAGCAGCGCGGAGATCTCGTCCACCAGCTCCTGGTAATCGCCCTTCACCCGGCCATTCTCGCACCCCTTCAGACATATGTCTGAGATCCAGGGCACGGATGCGTGACAGCTGTCGATGGCCGAGGATCGGAGCAATCCTTAGATTTCACGGTGGTTCTCCGTGCTGTACCGCTTATGTTCCCTACCGGGCTTATACGGCGGTGCGGCCTCGTTCGTACTTTCCGTGGAGGTGCCCCGTGCTGGGTCCCGTGATTCTCGCCGCGTCCCGCAGCGACAAGATGCGTCGGTTCGTCTCGGCCGCGCCCGGCACCAAGCAGGTCGTGGACCGCTTCATCGCCGGTGAGACGGTCGACCAGGTCGTCACGGTCATCGAGGACGCCGCGGGCAGGGGCCTGGAGCTCACCCTCGACGTGGTCGGCGAGGACATCACCACGCCCGAGCAGGCCGCTGCCGCGCGCGACGCCTATCTGGAGCTGATCGACCGGCTGAAGGACCTCGGTCTGGGCACCCGGGCGGAGATGTCCGTCAAGCTCTCCATGTTCGGCCAGGCCCTCCCGTCGCCCACCGCCACCCTCGACGGAGCCGCCTCCGGCCCCGCCGGCACACTCCTCGGCGGCCATGACCTGGCCCTCGCCAACGTGCGCCCGGTCGTCGAGGCCGCCGCCGCGATCGGCACCACGGTCACTCTGGACGCCGAGGACCACACCACCCTGGACTCGATGTTCGCCATCCACGAGGAGCTGCGGAAGGACCACCCGGAGACCGGGTGCGTCATCCAGGCGTACCTGTTCCGCACCGAGGAGGACGCCCGCCGTCTCGCCGCGGCCGGCAGCCGGGTGCGGATCGTGAAGGGCGCCTACAAGGAGCCCGCCTCCGTCGCGTACCAGGACAAGGCCGAGATCGACAAGGCGTACGTCCGTATCCTGCGGATCCTGATGGAGGGCGAGGGCTACCCGATGATCGGGTCCCACGACCCCCGTCTCATCGCCATCGCCCAGGAACTGGGCCGCAAGGCCGGGCGCAAGCCCGACGACTACGAGTTCCAGATGCTGTACGGAATCCGCACCGACGAGCAGACCCGGCTCGCCGCGGAGGGTCACCGGATGCGTGTCTACACCGCGTACGGCACCGACTGGTACGGCTACTTCATGCGCCGTCTCGCAGAGAAGCCGGCCAACCTGCTGTTCTTCGGCCGCTCCATCCTCACCAAGGGCTGAGCCCCTTCCATCCCTCTACCTGAAGGAGCAAAGGAACCATGGACGCTGTGACCCAGGTCCCCGTGCCGGTCAACGAGCCGGTCCACTCCTACGCCCCGGGCTCCCCGGAGCGTGCCCGGCTGGAGGCGAAGCTCAAGGAGCTCGCCGAGAATCCGGTCGACCTGCCGATGACCATCGGCGGCGAGAAGCGGATGGGCGGCGGCGAGCGCGTCGACGTCGTGCAGCCCCACAACCACAAGGCCGTCATCGGCACCTTCGCCGGCGCCACCGAGCAGGACGCCCAGGACGCGATCGACGCTGCCCTGGCCGCCGCCCCGGCCTGGCGCGCGATGTCCTTCGACGACCGCGCCGCCATCATCCTGCGCGCCGCCGAGCTGCTGTCCGGCCCCTGGCGCGAGACGCTGGCCGCCTCCACGATGCTCGGCCAGGGCAAGACCGCCCAGCAGGCCGAGATCGACTGTCCCTGCGAGCTGATCGACTTCTGGCGCTTCAACGTGCACTACGCGCGCCAGATCCTCGCCGAGCAGCCCCCGGCGAACTCCCAGGGCGTGTGGAACCGCATGGACCACCGCCCGCTGGAGGGCTTCGTCTACGCGATCACGCCGTTCAACTTCTCGGCCATCGCGGCCAACCTGCCGACCGCGCCCGCCCTCATGGGCAACGTCGTGGTGTGGAAGCCGTCCCCGACGCAGACGCACGCCGCCGTGCTGCTGATGCGGCTCCTGGAGGAGGCGGGCCTGCCCAAGGGCGTCATCAACCTGGTGACGGGCGACGGCATCGCCGTCTCCGAGGTGGCGCTCAACCACCGCGACCTGGCCGGTATCCACTTCACCGGCTCGACCCCCACCTTCCAGCACCTGTGGAAGACGGTCGGCAACAACATCGCCAACTACCGCACCTACCCGCGGCTCGTCGGCGAGACCGGCGGCAAGGACTTCGTCGTCGCCCACCCCTCGGCCGACCACGCGATCCTGAAGACCGCCCTGACCCGGGGCTCCTTCGAGTACCAGGGCCAGAAGTGCTCGGCCAGCTCGCGCGCCTACGTCCCGGCCTCCATCTGGAACTCCGGTTTCAAGGAGGCGTTCGCGGCCGAGGTCGACTCGATCACCATGGGCGACGTCACCGACCTGTCGCACTTCATGGGCGCCGTCATCGACGACCGCTCCTTCGCGAAGAACAAGGCCGCCATCGACCGCGCCGCCGCCGACCCGGCGTGCACGATCATCGCGGGCGGCACGTACGACGACTCGGTGGGCTATTTCGTCCGTCCGACCGTCATCGAGTGCAGCGACCCCGAGAACGAGGTCTTCACGACCGAGTACTTCGGCCCGATCCTCGCCGTGCACGTCTACGAGGACGAGAAGTACGACGCGATGCTGGAGCAGATGGAGTCGGTCTCCGACTACGCCCTGACCGGTGCCGTCATCGCGAACGACCGCGCCGCTGCCGCGTACACGATGGAGAAGCTGCGGTACGCCGCGGGCAACTTCTACATCAACGACAAGTCGACCGGTGCCGTCGTCGGCCAGCAGCCCTTCGGCGGCGGCCGCGCCTCCGGTACGAACGACAAGGCGGGCGCGCCGCAGAACCTCCAGCGCTGGACCCTCACCCGGGCCATCAAGGAGACCCTGGTCCCGCCGACCGAGTACACCTACCCCCACCAGGGCTGACACCCCCCCCGGGGCGCCCCACCCCGGCGCCCCGCCCCGAGTCCCGCCCCCCGTCCGGTTCCCCTGCCGGACGGGGGGCGGTTTCCATGGGCGCCCCCCGTCCCAGCCGTGCACGATCAGCCCCAGCCGCGCACGATCAGCCCCAGCCCGGCCGCGAACCCGCCGCCCAGCAGCACCAGGTAGCGGCCGTACAGCCGGCGGTGGCGGCGCAGCAGCAGGCCGAACGCGGCGAAGGCGAGGCCCACCGTCAGGGTCCGGGCGCCCCGCGCCGCCGCCGAAGCGGCCAGCCAGTCCTTCGCGGGCACCGGGGTCCGGCCCGCTTCGGCGCCGTACACCTTGAAGGGGATGCCGTTCCACGGCTGGTGGCGTACCGCCGCCGCGCCCTCCAGGGCCAGTTCCTGGCGGACCTGCGCCCGCATCCGGTCCGTGGTCAGCGGGGCCGGCAGGTGCACGCCCGCCGCCGCCAGGTGCAGGGCGAGCAGCCCGCCCGCGAGGCTGCCGGCCAGGGCGCCCAGCGACATCCTCAGGGCCGCGCGGGGCACCGCCACGCACACCACGCCCAGCAGCAGTTCCGGCATCAGCGGCCAGCTCAGCGCCTCCGCGAACGCCCAGCAGAACGCCAGCGGCAGCCCCAGCCGCGAGGTGACGACGGCGGCCACCCGCCTGCGCGCCGCGGAGTCCCCGAGCGGTTCGGCGGCCGTGCGGTCGTGCAGCTCGCGCACCGCGTCGCGGGCGGCCTCGGGGGAGACCCCGGACGGCAGCGGCTCGCCGATCGTGACCCGGACCAGGGACGAGCGCAGCCGGCCGTGCTTGGGCAGCAGCCGGTCCGTGCCCGCGATGCCCACCGGCA comes from Streptomyces sp. Mut1 and encodes:
- the ilvC gene encoding ketol-acid reductoisomerase encodes the protein MAELFYDDDADLSIIQGRKVAVIGYGSQGHAHALSLRDSGVDVRVGLHEGSKSKAKAEEQGLRVVTPSEAAAEADVIMILVPDPIQAQVYEESIKDNLKDGDALFFGHGLNIRFDFIKPPAGVDVCMVAPKGPGHLVRRQYEEGRGVPCIVAVEQDASGNGLALALSYAKGIGGTRAGVIKTTFTEETETDLFGEQAVLCGGTAALVKAGFETLTEAGYQPEIAYFECLHELKLIVDLMYEGGLEKMRWSISETAEWGDYITGPRIITDATKAEMKKVLAEIQDGTFAKNWMAEYHNGLPKYNEYKKADSDHLLETTGRELRKLMSWVNDEDA
- a CDS encoding proline dehydrogenase family protein; protein product: MLGPVILAASRSDKMRRFVSAAPGTKQVVDRFIAGETVDQVVTVIEDAAGRGLELTLDVVGEDITTPEQAAAARDAYLELIDRLKDLGLGTRAEMSVKLSMFGQALPSPTATLDGAASGPAGTLLGGHDLALANVRPVVEAAAAIGTTVTLDAEDHTTLDSMFAIHEELRKDHPETGCVIQAYLFRTEEDARRLAAAGSRVRIVKGAYKEPASVAYQDKAEIDKAYVRILRILMEGEGYPMIGSHDPRLIAIAQELGRKAGRKPDDYEFQMLYGIRTDEQTRLAAEGHRMRVYTAYGTDWYGYFMRRLAEKPANLLFFGRSILTKG
- a CDS encoding PucR family transcriptional regulator, giving the protein MKGDYQELVDEISALLGVPATLENRDFGLVAFGAHDSDDTTAMDPVRTRSIMTRRSTPAVRAWFENFGITRATGPVRIPAAPEAGVNRDRICLPVRHRGVVLGYVWLLDADPGPTDRQLDAAMEVAARIGALLFDEERAGTGLSREFGAALTAGRGWQRDMAVAALGEALGPDAEGLHTVVCVAPWPDETPAVRTVPSAAALTGAPPPGGSGPPALAALIRLRSPDVLDPALTAAGRLRAEAGTAATAGIAVPRRGLAELADAWHEASAAARAAAAESRYGPVAEWPAIGPYRTLATLARGAPPDHAVRPLLTPPHRDLARTAEVFLDCAGQASRTAAELGIHRQTLYYRLSRVQQLTGLDLNDGEDRLLLHMALKTARLRAPDPPFQGLR
- a CDS encoding TetR/AcrR family transcriptional regulator, coding for MGHREDLLEGAKRCLLEKGYARTTARDIVAASGTNLASIGYHYGSKEALLNLAFLKVTEEWGDVLTKEGEEAEAEEEREVPAEPLDQFRETWERVIGSYEQTRAVWQLQMEVISRIDSDPELRKSLAGPQREGRDGLAENMLGIDPEAEPEKARVAGLFCQALLAGVMVQWLMDTDSAPSAQDLTDGLKAVLAGREPVRQDLR
- a CDS encoding lysophospholipid acyltransferase family protein, which translates into the protein MTTLPRTPVHRVLPVRSRVASALRRGLWWGVLSLTGGVERRGRLPRGGCVVVANHTSHADTAALLAALDARHGPAIGAAADYWFASPWRRRICRRLAAGFPVRRAGGGMADLLSMTGELREGRAVVLFPEGTRAKDGALGSFHRGALVLADEAGVPVVPVGIAGTDRLLPKHGRLRSSLVRVTIGEPLPSGVSPEAARDAVRELHDRTAAEPLGDSAARRRVAAVVTSRLGLPLAFCWAFAEALSWPLMPELLLGVVCVAVPRAALRMSLGALAGSLAGGLLALHLAAAGVHLPAPLTTDRMRAQVRQELALEGAAAVRHQPWNGIPFKVYGAEAGRTPVPAKDWLAASAAARGARTLTVGLAFAAFGLLLRRHRRLYGRYLVLLGGGFAAGLGLIVRGWG
- the pruA gene encoding L-glutamate gamma-semialdehyde dehydrogenase — encoded protein: MDAVTQVPVPVNEPVHSYAPGSPERARLEAKLKELAENPVDLPMTIGGEKRMGGGERVDVVQPHNHKAVIGTFAGATEQDAQDAIDAALAAAPAWRAMSFDDRAAIILRAAELLSGPWRETLAASTMLGQGKTAQQAEIDCPCELIDFWRFNVHYARQILAEQPPANSQGVWNRMDHRPLEGFVYAITPFNFSAIAANLPTAPALMGNVVVWKPSPTQTHAAVLLMRLLEEAGLPKGVINLVTGDGIAVSEVALNHRDLAGIHFTGSTPTFQHLWKTVGNNIANYRTYPRLVGETGGKDFVVAHPSADHAILKTALTRGSFEYQGQKCSASSRAYVPASIWNSGFKEAFAAEVDSITMGDVTDLSHFMGAVIDDRSFAKNKAAIDRAAADPACTIIAGGTYDDSVGYFVRPTVIECSDPENEVFTTEYFGPILAVHVYEDEKYDAMLEQMESVSDYALTGAVIANDRAAAAYTMEKLRYAAGNFYINDKSTGAVVGQQPFGGGRASGTNDKAGAPQNLQRWTLTRAIKETLVPPTEYTYPHQG
- the serA gene encoding phosphoglycerate dehydrogenase; protein product: MSSKPVVLIAEELSPATVDALGPDFEIRHCNGADRAELLPAIADVDAILVRSATKVDAEAIAAAKKLRVVARAGVGLDNVDVSAATKAGVMVVNAPTSNIVTAAELACGLLVATARHIPQANTALKNGEWKRSKYTGVELSEKTLGVVGLGRIGVLVAQRMSAFGMKIVAYDPYVQPARAAQMGVKLLSLDELLEVADFITVHLPKTPETLGLIGDEALHKVKPTVRIVNAARGGIVDEEALASALKEGRVAGAGLDVYAKEPCTDSPLFQFDQVVCTPHLGASTDEAQEKAGIAVAKSVRLALAGELVPDAVNVQGGIIAEDVRPGLPLAEKLGRIFTALAGEVAARLDVEVYGEITQHDVKVLELSALKGVFEDVVDETVSYVNAPLFAQERGVEVRLTTSSESPDHRNVVTVRGTLSDGQEVAVSGTLAGPKHLQKIVAIGEHDVDLALADHMIVLRYEDRPGVVGAVGKILGEAGLNIAGMQVSRADVGGEALVVLTVDDDVPPSVLTEISSEIGAASARSVNLTD